In Rutidosis leptorrhynchoides isolate AG116_Rl617_1_P2 chromosome 2, CSIRO_AGI_Rlap_v1, whole genome shotgun sequence, one genomic interval encodes:
- the LOC139893639 gene encoding probable aquaporin PIP2-6, with protein MTNDVAEQGSLAEKDYHDPPPKAFFGGKELTKWSFYRAVIAEFIATLLFLYVTVLTVIGYKSQVDLGSDSCDGVGVLGIAWAFGGMIFVLVYCTAGISGGHINPAVTFGLFLARKVSLPRAIMYMVAQCLGAICGVGLVKALNKTYYNTYGGGANELAHGYSKGIGLGAEIIGTFVLVYTVFSATDPKRGARDSHVPVLAPLPIGFVVFFVHLATIPITGTGINPARSFGAAVIYNKEKAWDDQWIFWVGPFVGAAIAAFYHEFILRAGAVNAYESFISSTHT; from the exons ATGACGAATGATGTGGCGGAGCAAGGGTCGTTGGCGGAGAAGGACTACCACGACCCTCCACCGAAGGCGTTCTTCGGCGGCAAAGAGTTGACCAAGTGGTCATTTTACCGAGCTGTCATTGCTGAGTTTATTGCTACACTTTTATTTTTGTATGTAACTGTTTTAACAGTTATTGGTTACAAGAGCCAGGTTGACCTGGGTTCTGATTCTTGTGATGGTGTTGGTGTTTTGGGTATTGCTTGGGCTTTTGGTGGCATGATATTTGTTCTTGTTTATTGCACTGCTGGTATCTCAG GTGGACACATTAACCCAGCCGTAACATTTGGTTTATTTTTGGCTCGTAAGGTGTCACTACCACGAGCCATCATGTACATGGTGGCTCAATGCTTAGGGGCCATTTGTGGTGTGGGTTTAGTCAAGGCTTTAAATAAGACTTACTATAATACTTATGGAGGTGGTGCTAACGAGCTCGCCCATGGCTACAGTAAAGGCATTGGGTTGGGTGCAGAGATCATTGGCACTTTCGTTCTTGTCTACACCGTTTTCTCAGCCACCGATCCCAAGAGGGGCGCTCGAGACTCTCATGTTCCC GTGTTGGCACCACTGCCCATCGGGTTCGTTGTGTTCTTTGTTCACCTAGCCACGATCCCCATCACTGGAACCGGTATCAACCCGGCTAGGAGCTTTGGGGCCGCTGTAATTTACAACAAGGAAAAAGCTTGGGATGATCAA TGGATATTTTGGGTCGGACCCTTTGTTGGTGCAGCCATTGCAGCCTTCTACCATGAGTTCATCTTGAGAGCAGGTGCTGTCAATGCCTATGAATCATTCATAAGCAGTACTCATACTTAA